A genomic segment from Saprospiraceae bacterium encodes:
- a CDS encoding sugar porter family MFS transporter, whose translation MNRKLVFWSVTVAIAGFLFGFDTVVISGANLPIKELWGTTPLFHGFFIMSMALWGTVIGALFAGVPSQRLGRKKTLIWIGVLFFVSALGSGLAWDPYSFSFFRFIGGLGVGASSVAAPVYITEISTEKNRGGLVALYQFNIVLGIFVAFFSNYLLKGFGGANDWRWMLGVEAIPAFIYTVMVFGVPKSPRWLLLTKGDEAGASAILSQIGVADVKAEILAIKESVKFAVKENIFVPKYRTPVILAFLLAFFNQLSGINFVLYYAPEILEKAGLAAKESLQSSISIGGINLVFTMIGMYLIDKMGRKQLMIIGSLGYIISLAMVAYAYATAASPTFLMTFLLAFIASHAIGQGAVIWVFISEIFPNRVRAFGQAWGSGIHWIFAALITLLGPVVINFFSASPWPIFAFFSGMMVLQLLFVLTMMPETKGVSLEELERRLIK comes from the coding sequence ATGAATCGTAAACTTGTATTTTGGTCCGTTACAGTTGCTATTGCCGGATTTTTATTTGGATTTGACACCGTAGTAATTTCTGGCGCCAATTTGCCAATAAAGGAATTGTGGGGAACGACTCCTTTGTTTCATGGCTTTTTCATTATGTCCATGGCCTTATGGGGCACAGTTATCGGCGCTTTATTTGCAGGCGTTCCCAGTCAAAGATTGGGTAGAAAAAAAACCTTAATCTGGATTGGAGTCTTATTTTTTGTATCTGCGCTTGGCTCTGGTTTAGCCTGGGACCCTTACAGCTTTTCTTTTTTCCGATTCATTGGAGGGCTAGGAGTGGGCGCCTCTTCCGTGGCCGCACCGGTTTATATTACCGAAATTTCAACAGAAAAGAACAGGGGAGGGTTAGTTGCCTTGTACCAATTCAATATTGTATTAGGTATTTTTGTTGCTTTCTTTTCAAATTATCTTTTAAAGGGATTTGGTGGGGCCAATGATTGGCGTTGGATGCTAGGCGTTGAAGCGATTCCTGCCTTTATTTATACTGTAATGGTTTTTGGCGTGCCAAAAAGCCCTCGTTGGCTGTTGTTGACTAAAGGAGATGAGGCCGGTGCTAGTGCTATACTGTCACAAATAGGGGTAGCAGATGTGAAGGCAGAAATTTTAGCCATCAAGGAATCTGTTAAATTTGCGGTAAAGGAGAATATTTTTGTTCCAAAGTATAGAACCCCCGTCATACTAGCCTTTTTATTAGCCTTCTTCAACCAATTATCAGGGATTAATTTTGTGCTTTATTATGCCCCTGAAATCCTGGAGAAAGCAGGCCTGGCCGCAAAAGAATCTTTACAAAGTTCTATCTCTATCGGTGGCATTAACCTGGTTTTCACCATGATAGGTATGTATTTGATTGATAAAATGGGCCGAAAGCAGTTGATGATTATAGGATCCCTGGGGTATATTATTAGCCTGGCTATGGTTGCCTATGCCTATGCTACTGCTGCAAGTCCTACCTTCTTGATGACTTTTTTACTGGCTTTTATCGCCTCACATGCCATCGGGCAGGGAGCTGTCATTTGGGTGTTTATTTCCGAAATATTCCCCAATCGAGTTAGGGCTTTTGGCCAGGCTTGGGGTTCGGGTATCCATTGGATTTTCGCCGCCCTGATTACGCTTTTAGGACCTGTGGTGATCAACTTTTTCAGTGCCAGCCCCTGGCCTATTTTCGCCTTTTTTTCCGGCATGATGGTCTTGCAATTGTTGTTTGTCTTAACCATGATGCCAGAAACGAAAGGGGTTTCTTTGGAGGAATTAGAGCGACGGTTGATAAAATAA
- a CDS encoding glycoside hydrolase family 32 protein codes for MKNLIFCTFLVLLSYSCQETQEHSVTERAPYTEAHRPQFHFSPESGWMNDPNGMVYFEGEYHLFYQYYPYASIWGPMHWGHAVSKDLQHWEHLPIALYPDEHGMIFSGSAVIDWKNTSGFGDGKTPPMIAIYTYHNMLGERSGKADFQTQGIAYSLDKGRTWTKYDKNPVIRNPGIRDFRDPKVSWHEPTQKWVMILAAKNRVQIYNSTDLKQWSFASEFGKDSAPQLGVWECPDLFPLAIEGSDQQKWVMIVSHGGGGPNGGSCTRYFVGDFDGSTFSSDYPVEQVNWLDYGKDNYAGVSWSDIPAADGRRLFLGWMSNWEYATKVPTSKWRSAMTIPRELSLKNTPNGLQLFSNPAKEMAGLRKEAIDISESKVTGHTLIKEINAGSFEVELTFDLAQSDSKSFGIEFGNANGEHIRIGYDKASSFMIVDRSNAGKMDFSPAFPGLHYIPFTPTEGEMKWQIFLDHSSMELFLNDGAIAFTTIFFPTTNFDQVHLFAFDGMATLSNGLMHELKGIW; via the coding sequence ATGAAAAACCTGATCTTTTGCACCTTTTTGGTCCTTTTATCTTATTCTTGCCAAGAAACACAAGAACATTCCGTTACGGAGCGGGCGCCTTATACCGAAGCGCATCGTCCGCAATTCCACTTTTCACCTGAAAGTGGTTGGATGAATGATCCCAATGGAATGGTCTACTTTGAAGGAGAGTATCATTTGTTTTACCAATACTATCCTTATGCAAGTATCTGGGGGCCAATGCATTGGGGGCATGCAGTTAGCAAAGATTTGCAGCATTGGGAGCATTTGCCGATTGCCTTATATCCCGATGAACATGGTATGATATTTTCAGGCAGTGCCGTTATTGATTGGAAAAATACCAGCGGTTTTGGGGATGGCAAAACACCGCCAATGATTGCCATTTATACTTATCACAATATGCTCGGTGAGCGTAGCGGCAAAGCGGATTTTCAAACACAAGGCATTGCCTACAGTTTGGATAAAGGCCGAACCTGGACTAAATACGACAAAAACCCGGTGATTAGAAACCCTGGGATACGCGATTTTAGAGACCCGAAAGTATCTTGGCACGAGCCCACTCAAAAATGGGTGATGATCCTTGCCGCAAAAAATCGGGTGCAAATTTATAACTCAACAGATTTGAAACAATGGTCCTTTGCCAGTGAGTTTGGCAAGGATTCGGCGCCCCAGTTAGGTGTTTGGGAATGCCCGGATTTATTTCCTTTGGCCATCGAAGGAAGCGACCAGCAGAAATGGGTCATGATTGTTAGCCATGGTGGGGGTGGCCCCAATGGCGGATCCTGCACCCGATATTTTGTTGGAGACTTTGACGGTAGCACCTTTTCTAGTGATTATCCGGTAGAACAGGTAAATTGGCTAGACTATGGCAAAGATAATTATGCAGGAGTAAGCTGGTCGGATATCCCCGCAGCTGATGGCCGCCGGCTCTTTTTGGGGTGGATGAGCAATTGGGAATATGCCACCAAGGTTCCTACCTCAAAGTGGCGCAGTGCTATGACGATTCCCAGGGAGCTAAGCTTGAAAAACACGCCTAACGGGCTTCAATTATTTTCTAATCCAGCAAAGGAGATGGCGGGTTTGCGCAAGGAAGCAATCGATATTTCCGAATCCAAGGTGACGGGACATACCCTAATTAAAGAAATAAATGCAGGTAGCTTTGAAGTTGAATTGACCTTTGATCTTGCACAATCTGATAGCAAATCATTTGGGATTGAATTTGGAAACGCTAATGGGGAACATATTCGCATTGGCTATGATAAGGCTTCAAGTTTTATGATCGTCGATCGGAGTAATGCAGGGAAAATGGATTTTTCTCCTGCTTTCCCAGGCCTCCATTATATTCCTTTTACCCCTACGGAAGGAGAAATGAAATGGCAAATTTTCCTTGACCATAGTTCCATGGAATTGTTCCTTAATGATGGGGCGATTGCCTTTACAACCATTTTCTTTCCCACGACAAATTTTGATCAAGTCCATCTTTTTGCCTTTGATGGAATGGCAACGTTGAGCAATGGCTTAATGCATGAATTGAAAGGAATTTGGTAG
- a CDS encoding carbohydrate kinase translates to MKKPTIVCFGEVLWDLLPTGKVAGGAPMNVAYHANQLGITSQMISSVGQDEAGEALLQFLSKKGIPIDLIQKNKSFPTGVVHVQLDEKGGASYEIVEGVAWDHIQLNARMLEAVSKAEAIVFGSLACRSSVSKATLFALLEAAPLRVFDVNFREPFFSKEAIEALLSQADIVKTNEDELAIMADWYSIDKEIETATAFIKDLFHLQKVIVTRGGDGALCLDDVGHFTNGGFPVKVKDTVGSGDSFLAGFLSKMLKGENTQDSLQFACAVGALVATKSGGTPTIDEQMVLQFMEHKGLR, encoded by the coding sequence ATGAAAAAACCAACAATTGTATGCTTTGGTGAGGTGCTTTGGGATTTATTGCCCACTGGGAAAGTGGCTGGCGGCGCGCCCATGAATGTGGCCTACCATGCCAATCAACTGGGCATAACCTCTCAAATGATTAGCAGTGTGGGACAGGATGAAGCGGGGGAAGCACTCCTCCAGTTTTTGAGTAAAAAGGGCATTCCTATCGATTTGATTCAGAAAAATAAATCCTTTCCTACCGGTGTGGTTCATGTCCAATTGGATGAAAAAGGGGGCGCTTCTTACGAGATTGTTGAAGGGGTGGCTTGGGATCATATTCAGCTAAATGCTAGGATGTTAGAGGCAGTGAGTAAAGCTGAAGCTATTGTTTTTGGTAGTCTTGCCTGTCGCTCATCGGTTTCCAAAGCGACTTTATTCGCCTTGCTGGAAGCAGCGCCGCTGCGGGTTTTTGATGTCAATTTTAGAGAACCTTTCTTTTCAAAAGAGGCGATTGAAGCCTTGCTATCCCAAGCCGATATTGTCAAAACCAATGAAGATGAATTAGCTATTATGGCCGATTGGTATAGTATCGATAAGGAAATCGAAACGGCAACTGCTTTTATCAAAGACTTATTTCATTTGCAGAAAGTGATCGTAACCAGGGGGGGAGATGGTGCCCTCTGCCTCGATGATGTTGGACACTTTACCAATGGCGGTTTTCCTGTAAAAGTAAAAGATACGGTCGGGAGTGGGGATTCTTTTTTAGCTGGCTTCCTCAGCAAAATGTTGAAGGGCGAAAATACCCAGGATAGCCTCCAATTTGCCTGTGCGGTGGGTGCGCTGGTGGCCACCAAATCGGGCGGAACCCCCACCATTGATGAACAAATGGTGCTGCAATTTATGGAACATAAGGGGCTTAGGTAG
- a CDS encoding DUF4240 domain-containing protein, with the protein MTTILKVNINDINSQFFIDLGKKLASSTEIEIRIPDTKPQKELFTDEQFWQVIQTFDWSKDDTDQIIAPAVAQLAAMPVVNIYLFTDKLSEKLFQLDTRAHGDAYLANEGDDYLSVDDFLYIRCAVVAEGKAYFEQVLANPAEFPDEISFEPLLSLAKKAYAKKTGRKFDYYPAISYETYSNKAAWK; encoded by the coding sequence ATGACAACTATTTTGAAAGTAAACATAAATGACATCAACAGCCAGTTTTTCATCGATTTAGGTAAAAAACTGGCCTCTTCTACCGAAATAGAAATTCGAATTCCAGATACTAAGCCTCAAAAAGAGTTGTTCACCGATGAACAATTTTGGCAAGTTATTCAGACTTTTGATTGGTCTAAAGACGATACTGACCAAATCATTGCTCCGGCAGTTGCGCAACTTGCAGCTATGCCTGTTGTAAATATCTATCTTTTTACAGATAAGCTTTCAGAAAAACTATTTCAGTTAGATACGCGAGCTCATGGAGATGCATATTTAGCAAACGAAGGAGATGATTATCTTTCAGTTGATGACTTTTTGTATATCCGTTGTGCAGTGGTTGCGGAAGGTAAAGCATACTTTGAGCAAGTACTGGCCAATCCCGCCGAATTTCCAGATGAAATTAGTTTCGAACCACTATTGAGCTTGGCAAAAAAGGCTTACGCGAAAAAGACTGGTCGAAAGTTTGATTACTACCCGGCTATAAGCTATGAAACTTATAGCAATAAAGCAGCCTGGAAATAG
- a CDS encoding T9SS type A sorting domain-containing protein codes for MKFITRRLYLMGLLGLLSIGFLNAQYSVARQWNEVLLSSIRKDFARPTVHARNLFHSSIAMYDAWAAFDERAEPFFLGKELGGYALPFDGMDMPEDIKAAREEAISFAMYRLLKYRFRYSPGGAETLPLMDQLMNVLGYDVSFTSMDYSTGSAAALGNYIGDALISFGLTESCNEVNDYANLYYQPVNPPLVPFLPGNPDALDPNHWQPLSLRIFIDQSGNVIPFNTPKFLSPEWGTVTPFALKEEDLNIYQRDGDDYWVYHDPGMPPQLDTTVAAGWDGLYEWNASLVSIWSSHLDPTDGVMWDISPASIGNIQAYPQTFEEHKQFYNLLGGGDPGTGHAMNPYTGQPYEPQMVPRGDYARVLAEFWADGPDSETPPGHWFTILNYVNDHPLFEKRFKGQGEILDDLEWDVKAYFSLAGAVHDAAVTAWGIKGWYDYVRPISAIRYMADRGQSSDPNLPNYAPGGIPLQEGFIELVEAGDPLAGNNNQHVGKIKVMAWRGPDYINNPTVDDAGVDWILAENWWPYQRPTFITPPFAGFISGHSTFSRAAAEVMTLLTGDPFFPGGMGEFHAPKNEFLVFEQGPSVDVVLQWATYRDASDQTSLSRIWGGIHPPADDIPGRLIGAEIGVAAFEYAESFFGETPSGVASKPSLEKRNVAKVFPNPIPKGTQLQVAFNFPGSNMTARLYNLLGQEVFNQTLGTVQAEQVVNIDTNVLHSGTYILRLEGNEVGVFSKKILID; via the coding sequence ATGAAATTTATCACCCGACGATTATACTTAATGGGATTATTGGGATTACTAAGTATTGGTTTTTTAAATGCACAGTACTCCGTTGCCCGCCAATGGAATGAAGTCTTATTATCTTCTATTCGAAAAGACTTTGCCCGGCCAACTGTGCATGCGCGGAACCTTTTTCATAGCTCGATAGCCATGTATGATGCCTGGGCTGCCTTCGATGAACGAGCAGAGCCTTTCTTTTTGGGTAAAGAACTTGGCGGTTATGCCCTGCCTTTTGATGGAATGGACATGCCAGAGGACATCAAAGCTGCCCGTGAGGAAGCGATTAGTTTTGCCATGTATCGTTTATTAAAATATCGCTTTAGGTACTCACCCGGAGGAGCGGAAACGCTGCCCTTGATGGACCAATTGATGAACGTATTGGGTTATGATGTTAGTTTTACTTCTATGGATTATTCCACAGGTTCAGCTGCTGCTTTGGGCAATTATATCGGAGACGCCTTGATTAGTTTTGGCTTAACCGAGTCGTGTAATGAGGTGAATGATTATGCCAATTTATATTATCAACCAGTCAATCCACCTTTGGTCCCCTTTTTACCTGGCAACCCGGATGCATTGGATCCCAATCACTGGCAACCGCTTTCTTTAAGGATTTTTATTGATCAATCAGGAAATGTGATTCCTTTTAATACGCCAAAATTTTTAAGCCCTGAATGGGGTACTGTCACACCCTTTGCGCTGAAAGAAGAGGATTTGAATATTTATCAGCGAGATGGCGATGATTACTGGGTGTACCATGACCCAGGTATGCCTCCTCAATTGGATACAACCGTGGCAGCAGGATGGGATGGCCTGTACGAATGGAATGCCTCACTGGTGTCGATTTGGTCTTCACATCTTGATCCCACGGATGGGGTCATGTGGGATATTTCTCCCGCTTCTATAGGCAATATTCAGGCTTACCCTCAAACTTTCGAGGAACATAAGCAATTTTATAATTTGCTGGGAGGCGGTGACCCGGGTACTGGGCACGCTATGAACCCCTATACTGGACAGCCCTACGAACCTCAAATGGTTCCTAGAGGAGATTATGCAAGGGTCCTGGCCGAGTTTTGGGCGGATGGACCAGATTCCGAAACGCCCCCGGGGCACTGGTTTACCATCCTTAACTATGTCAATGACCACCCGTTGTTCGAAAAGCGGTTCAAAGGCCAGGGAGAGATTTTGGACGACCTGGAATGGGATGTCAAAGCTTATTTTTCCCTGGCAGGAGCGGTGCATGATGCCGCCGTAACGGCCTGGGGAATCAAAGGTTGGTACGATTACGTTCGACCGATCTCCGCTATTCGATATATGGCCGATAGAGGGCAAAGCTCCGATCCCAATTTACCCAATTATGCCCCAGGCGGAATTCCATTACAAGAAGGTTTCATTGAGTTGGTAGAAGCAGGCGATCCGCTGGCGGGTAACAACAACCAGCATGTTGGGAAAATCAAGGTAATGGCTTGGCGTGGCCCCGATTATATCAATAACCCTACGGTTGATGACGCGGGAGTAGATTGGATATTAGCCGAAAATTGGTGGCCCTATCAGCGGCCCACTTTTATCACGCCTCCATTTGCAGGCTTTATCTCTGGCCATTCTACTTTTTCCAGGGCAGCAGCGGAGGTGATGACTTTGCTCACTGGCGATCCCTTTTTCCCTGGCGGAATGGGTGAATTCCATGCACCCAAAAACGAATTCCTTGTTTTTGAGCAAGGCCCAAGTGTGGACGTGGTGCTTCAATGGGCAACCTATCGAGATGCATCTGATCAGACTAGCCTTTCTCGCATCTGGGGAGGTATTCACCCGCCTGCTGATGATATACCTGGTCGCCTGATCGGCGCAGAAATAGGCGTAGCTGCCTTTGAATATGCCGAATCTTTCTTTGGGGAAACCCCTAGCGGAGTGGCTTCAAAGCCCTCATTAGAAAAAAGAAATGTAGCTAAAGTTTTCCCCAATCCTATTCCGAAGGGGACGCAACTTCAAGTGGCCTTTAATTTTCCTGGCTCAAATATGACTGCCAGGCTCTATAATTTGCTTGGACAAGAGGTTTTTAATCAAACCTTAGGAACTGTTCAAGCCGAACAAGTGGTGAATATTGATACCAATGTGTTGCATTCAGGTACTTATATATTGAGATTAGAGGGCAATGAGGTAGGGGTGTTTAGTAAAAAAATATTGATTGATTAA
- a CDS encoding aminotransferase class V-fold PLP-dependent enzyme, with the protein MLNRRKFIRRSALSAIPLLGFSTPQKRTPGFEDIRHLNGDAYWKGVRQMFPMPTEEAYFNTGTMGAQPTVVLEKTIESMRNNATNIAKTDYQGNGPLLLQGYEAYVDLRKKIGALINADYKEIALTQNATYGMNYVSNGLDLKPGDEIINTDQEHGGGRAGWQVAAARYKLVYKQAKIAIPANDPQQIIDSIKKEITPKTRIIAIPHIVSVHGFILPVKAICEMARERGIFTIIDGAQSVGQIPVDVKDLGCDAYFSSLHKWLLAPAGNGILYLRKEVMPQVWTTLASYQWENEEDHGFRLTQRGTGNPSIIVGLEAAIDFHNAIGPKKVTDRIKELGDYLRAGLQKIEKVTIESSTHPDMCAGITTYGIEGVKGVDLQNEMWKRKRMQPRAVGERMIRHSLHIYNLEHEIDAALAVVRDLAG; encoded by the coding sequence ATGCTCAACCGAAGGAAATTTATTCGAAGAAGTGCTTTATCTGCCATCCCTTTGTTGGGTTTTAGCACACCACAAAAAAGGACACCAGGTTTTGAGGATATCCGTCATTTAAATGGAGATGCTTATTGGAAAGGGGTAAGACAAATGTTCCCTATGCCAACCGAGGAGGCCTATTTTAATACAGGCACCATGGGGGCACAACCTACCGTAGTCCTGGAAAAGACCATTGAAAGCATGCGCAATAATGCCACTAATATTGCCAAAACGGATTACCAGGGCAATGGGCCCCTATTGCTACAAGGCTACGAAGCTTATGTAGACTTGCGAAAAAAAATCGGAGCATTAATCAATGCGGATTACAAAGAAATTGCGCTTACCCAAAATGCGACTTATGGAATGAATTATGTTTCCAATGGTTTGGACTTAAAACCGGGTGACGAAATCATTAATACAGATCAGGAACACGGCGGCGGAAGAGCTGGCTGGCAGGTGGCAGCGGCGCGTTATAAGCTGGTTTACAAGCAAGCGAAAATAGCGATTCCTGCCAATGATCCTCAGCAGATCATTGATAGCATAAAGAAGGAAATTACGCCTAAAACCCGCATCATCGCCATCCCCCATATTGTTTCGGTTCATGGCTTTATTTTACCCGTGAAAGCGATTTGTGAAATGGCGCGGGAACGTGGCATTTTTACGATTATCGATGGTGCACAGTCGGTCGGGCAAATCCCCGTAGATGTGAAAGACTTGGGATGTGATGCCTATTTTTCTAGTTTGCACAAATGGCTTTTAGCCCCCGCGGGCAATGGCATTTTATACCTTCGCAAAGAAGTAATGCCCCAGGTTTGGACCACTTTGGCCAGTTACCAATGGGAAAATGAGGAAGATCACGGTTTTCGACTTACCCAAAGAGGAACCGGCAATCCGTCCATTATTGTTGGCCTGGAAGCTGCCATTGACTTCCACAATGCGATTGGACCTAAAAAAGTAACTGATCGGATTAAAGAATTAGGAGATTACCTTCGTGCTGGTTTGCAGAAAATAGAAAAGGTGACCATCGAATCCTCTACTCATCCAGACATGTGCGCCGGCATTACGACCTACGGAATAGAGGGCGTGAAAGGAGTAGACCTGCAAAACGAAATGTGGAAACGCAAGCGAATGCAGCCCAGAGCCGTCGGGGAGCGGATGATCCGCCATAGCCTACACATCTACAATTTGGAACACGAAATCGATGCAGCCTTAGCTGTGGTTCGTGACTTAGCTGGTTGA
- a CDS encoding T9SS type A sorting domain-containing protein: MESTKHLFLLACLCLPSFLFTQNWFNEGDVFHYSLHGFSAFYGFEKIQYNRDTLIDSKVCKIIRREVSFRDGSNPEEGITHFTEEEVVFEHGDTLSLLVDNQFYPLYNFGLRVGDTLTVPMLNENQLLCEGEDLYELYLILLEAGTMNVDGQELRTQRVKVVNPFFGADSEMLVAEKIGAISFKYPNWTPPTAGFGAFFFYTFNYQFACYVDGPEYGFRCFSNNDISYKVGEEDCDFIVLSNNDLSDLDTRIQFIPNPATDFIKIQLDQTEDLEAITIFTVDGKMVKSYPGNQAAKLSLQDMKQGIYFLQLRFKNGESMIKKLLKL, translated from the coding sequence ATGGAAAGTACAAAACACCTTTTCCTTTTGGCATGTTTATGCCTCCCTTCCTTTTTATTTACCCAGAATTGGTTTAATGAAGGAGACGTATTCCACTATTCCCTTCACGGGTTCAGTGCCTTTTACGGCTTTGAAAAGATTCAATATAATCGTGATACCTTAATTGACAGTAAGGTGTGCAAGATTATTCGCCGTGAAGTATCTTTTAGAGACGGTTCAAATCCTGAAGAGGGTATTACACATTTTACGGAGGAGGAAGTTGTATTTGAACATGGAGATACCTTATCTCTTTTAGTTGACAATCAATTCTATCCCCTTTACAATTTTGGTTTGCGAGTAGGAGACACCTTAACCGTTCCCATGTTGAATGAAAACCAGTTGCTTTGTGAAGGAGAAGATTTATATGAACTCTATTTAATTTTACTGGAGGCAGGTACGATGAACGTTGACGGGCAGGAACTCAGAACTCAGCGGGTAAAGGTAGTTAACCCCTTCTTTGGAGCAGATTCAGAAATGCTTGTAGCAGAAAAAATTGGCGCTATTTCTTTTAAATACCCCAACTGGACGCCTCCCACAGCGGGATTTGGCGCCTTTTTCTTTTATACTTTTAACTACCAATTCGCTTGTTACGTCGACGGGCCAGAATATGGCTTTAGGTGCTTTTCCAACAACGACATATCTTATAAAGTTGGAGAAGAAGATTGTGATTTCATTGTATTAAGTAACAACGATTTATCAGACTTGGATACCCGAATTCAATTTATCCCTAATCCAGCCACTGATTTTATAAAGATCCAATTAGATCAAACGGAGGATTTAGAGGCCATTACTATTTTTACGGTCGATGGAAAAATGGTCAAGTCTTACCCTGGAAACCAAGCCGCCAAGCTTTCGCTTCAGGATATGAAACAAGGGATTTATTTCCTTCAACTTCGCTTTAAAAACGGGGAAAGCATGATTAAGAAACTACTTAAGCTTTAG
- a CDS encoding Gfo/Idh/MocA family oxidoreductase, with the protein MSNSRRKFIKHTALSATALSLSSLMPLEALARRGWVSPNEQLNYGVIGCNGMGWSNMRSHLLMNHVNCVALADVDQSVLDRRGAEVETARGKKPQLYKDYRKLLENKDIDAVIIGTPDHWHCRIFVDALEAGKHVYVEKPIANTIQECRLMLAAAKRYPKQMVQVGQWQRSGGHYEKAIEWVRSGRLGNIRLVKVWAYQGWMKPVPVQPDGTAPEGVDYDMWLGPAPKRAFNPNRFHFNFRWFWDYAGGLMTDWGVHEIDIALYAMGATAPKSVMASGGKLAYPDDASETPDTLQTVFEYENFSMLWEHATGIDNGNYGKTEGIAFIGNNGTLVVNRQGWEIIPETSSDESLGITKYNMEAIPSQPRRGNYLDNHTQNFANAIINNDPNSLKCGIETGSIAAINAQMGNIAYKTGKKIYWDAKKGAFQNDADANQLISANYHNGWKLPS; encoded by the coding sequence ATGTCAAATTCGAGAAGAAAATTTATCAAGCATACCGCTTTATCGGCTACGGCCTTGAGTCTGAGTAGCCTGATGCCCCTGGAAGCTTTAGCGCGAAGGGGCTGGGTGAGTCCAAATGAACAACTAAACTATGGCGTCATAGGCTGCAACGGGATGGGTTGGTCCAACATGCGGTCTCATTTGCTGATGAATCATGTCAATTGTGTTGCCCTGGCAGATGTGGATCAAAGTGTCCTGGATCGTCGGGGAGCGGAGGTGGAGACAGCAAGAGGTAAGAAGCCTCAGCTTTATAAAGATTATCGCAAACTATTGGAAAACAAGGATATCGATGCCGTGATCATTGGTACACCCGACCATTGGCATTGCCGGATTTTTGTCGATGCCTTGGAGGCTGGCAAACATGTTTATGTAGAAAAACCCATCGCCAACACCATCCAGGAATGTCGGCTCATGTTGGCAGCAGCCAAGCGCTATCCCAAGCAGATGGTCCAGGTTGGCCAATGGCAAAGAAGTGGCGGACACTACGAAAAGGCGATAGAATGGGTGCGCTCAGGTCGCCTTGGTAATATTCGATTGGTAAAAGTCTGGGCTTACCAAGGGTGGATGAAACCAGTGCCGGTACAACCTGATGGAACAGCTCCGGAGGGCGTGGATTACGACATGTGGTTAGGCCCAGCACCTAAACGGGCGTTTAATCCCAATCGTTTTCATTTTAATTTTCGCTGGTTTTGGGACTATGCAGGTGGCTTGATGACCGACTGGGGGGTGCATGAGATCGATATTGCCTTGTATGCGATGGGCGCCACGGCACCTAAATCCGTCATGGCTTCAGGCGGGAAACTGGCCTACCCGGACGATGCCTCCGAAACCCCTGATACCTTACAGACGGTTTTTGAATATGAGAACTTCTCTATGCTTTGGGAGCATGCTACCGGAATTGATAATGGTAACTATGGCAAAACGGAAGGCATCGCTTTTATTGGGAATAATGGCACCTTGGTGGTCAACCGCCAGGGTTGGGAGATTATTCCTGAAACATCTAGCGATGAATCACTAGGAATCACCAAGTACAACATGGAAGCCATCCCTAGTCAGCCACGCCGGGGCAATTACCTAGATAATCACACGCAGAATTTTGCGAATGCCATCATCAATAATGACCCCAATTCCTTGAAATGTGGCATTGAAACAGGAAGTATTGCGGCAATCAATGCGCAAATGGGGAATATTGCCTATAAAACGGGTAAGAAAATCTATTGGGACGCCAAAAAAGGTGCCTTCCAAAATGATGCAGATGCCAATCAGCTAATTTCGGCTAACTATCATAATGGGTGGAAGTTGCCGAGTTAG